Proteins encoded in a region of the Enterococcus gilvus ATCC BAA-350 genome:
- a CDS encoding HK97 family phage prohead protease — protein MIQLVKLERRSFNIQNMQTRTLNDGSEATVIEGYASVFNSRTNIDGWYEEEIAPGAFNESLSQNKDVRCLFNHDWNYVLGRTSANTLFLEEDSKGLRFEVTLPNTTFANDLKESMSRGDINQCSFGFWVTGQEEDFTGDIPLIRITNVELWEVSIVPLPAYDDTEAALRSKFQEQNIETLKLRKKILDKIGEYTHE, from the coding sequence GTGATTCAACTGGTTAAATTGGAAAGACGAAGTTTTAATATTCAAAATATGCAGACGCGAACCTTAAATGATGGCAGTGAAGCAACTGTGATCGAAGGTTATGCGTCTGTTTTTAATTCACGAACTAACATTGATGGTTGGTATGAAGAAGAAATCGCACCAGGTGCATTCAACGAATCGTTATCACAGAACAAAGATGTACGATGTCTATTCAATCATGACTGGAATTATGTGCTGGGTCGCACGAGCGCAAATACATTGTTTCTTGAAGAAGATTCAAAAGGTTTGCGATTTGAAGTTACCTTGCCAAATACCACTTTTGCGAATGATCTGAAAGAGTCGATGTCACGTGGTGACATTAATCAATGTAGTTTTGGTTTTTGGGTAACCGGCCAGGAAGAAGATTTTACTGGTGATATTCCATTGATCAGGATTACGAATGTTGAGTTGTGGGAAGTAAGCATTGTGCCGCTTCCGGCCTATGATGACACCGAAGCAGCTCTTAGAAGTAAGTTCCAGGAACAGAATATCGAAACATTGAAATTACGAAAAAAAATATTGGATAAGATTGGAGAATACACACATGAATAA